In the Oscillospiraceae bacterium genome, GATCCTGACCATCGAGGCTTCCGGCATTGCCATCGCCTGCATGACCGCCCGGTATTTCAACGTGCCGGTCGTGTTTGCCAAAAAGGCCAAGAGCAAGAACATTGACGGCGAGGTCTATACCTCCAAGGTGCAGTCCTTTACCTATGGCCGCGAGTATGATATCACCCTGGCCAAAAAGTTTCTGAACTCCGGCGACCGTGTGCTGATTTTGGACGACTTTTTGGCAAACGGCAAGGCCATGAAGGGCCTGCTGGATGTCTGCAACCAGGCGGGCTGCTCGGTGGCCGGTATCGGCATCTGCATCGAGAAGGGCTTCCAGCCGGGCGGTGCGGAGCTGCGCGCTGCTGGTTACAAGCTGGCCAGCCTTGCCATCGTCAACGAGATGAGTGATGACCATCTGACTTTCCGCGAGCAGTAAAAAACAGATTTTCGCCTGCCAGGGCCATACCCGGCAGGCTTTTTTTGTTGTCCCGCAGCGGATTTTGTGGTATACTTGCCTGTAGCCTTATTATAAAGGAAAGGGGGCCTTGTTTTGGCGGATCTTGCCAAAGGGCGGCACACGGCGACACGGTTTGCTTTGGGGGCGGCGCTGGGCGTGCTGGTGTTTCTGGCCGTGTACGGCGTTTCGCCGCTGGATGTGGCGAACGATGCCTTTTGCCGCGGCGGCTATATTGAAAAGGACATCCAACAGCACTACGCCGGGTGGCTGTTCTACCGCGAAAACGCAATTGGGTTTCCCTTCTGCGTGACGAAAGCGGTCAACGCACCTGCGGGCGTCAGCGTGGCGTATACCGATTCCATCCCACTGCTGGCGGCGCTGCTGCGGCCTGTGGCCAATGCGCTGGGCGGAACGTTCCAGTATTTTGGTTGGTTTACCCTTACCTCCTTTGCACTGCAGGGCGGGTTCGGTGCGCTGCTATGCGGGCTGTTCTGCGAGAGCGTGCCTGCCTGTGCGGCCGGGAGTTTGCTGTTCAGTGCCAGCCCGATTCTGATCGAGCGGGCATTCCGGCATACCTCGCTGGGGGCACAATGGCTGGTGCTGGCGGCGTTGTACTGCTATTTTTGCGGGCGGCGGCAGGGGCGGTATCGTCTTCCCCTGCTGTTTGCCGTCAACGTGCTGGCGGTGGGCATCCACCCGTATTTTCTGCCCATGACTTACGCGGTCACGCTGGCGCTGCTGCTGGAATATGCGGTGACGCACAAACGCTGGGCCGGGCCTGCGGTGTTTTTGGGCTGTGATTTGGCCTGCACGGCGGTGCTGGGCTGGGCGCTGGGGCTTTTGTACGGCACGGCCACCAGCGGCGGGCAGGCGCTGTACGGGTATTTCTCGATGAATCTGAACGCGCTGTGGAACCCTGCCGGGGTAAACGGCGTGCTCTACAGTCGGTTTTTGCCTGCGCAGAACCAGGTGGGCGGCAACTATGATGCGTTCGCCTACCTGGGATTGGGCATGCTGATCGCCCTGCCCATCGCCGTGGTTGCGGCGCGAAAACGCCTAGCTGCGCTGCTGCGGCGGCACTGGGCGCTGTGCGCGGTGTTTGTGGTGCTGACGGCGTTTGCGGTAAGCCATGTGGTTACGGCCGACGGCGTGACGCTGGTCACGCTGCCGCTGCCGGCGTCGCTGATCAAGCTGTTCTCGGTTTTCCGCTCCGGCGGGCGGCTGTTCTGGCCGGTGTACTACGTGCTGGTGCTGGCGGCCTTTGCCGGACTGGCGAAACTGCCCCGCGGGACCGTGTGGGTCATGGCGGCAGTGGTGGTGCAGCTTTGGGACATCAGCCCGGCACTTATCCAGCGGCATGAGGCCATGGTGCAGGCGCAGCAGAGTGAGGCCTTTCCTACTACACTGGAAAGTAATTTCTGGCAGGCGGTGAGTGGATACGAGAAGCTTTATTCGGTACAGGGGTTGCAGGACGATGCACTGCACCTGGCACTGTTTGCCGCTGACAACGGTATGACCACCAACGACCCCTTTGCCGCACGGTACGATGATGCCGCTTTGGAAAACCAGCGGGCCGCCCTGCTGGCGGCGCTGGCGGAGGGTCAGGCAGAGCCAAACGCGCTGTATTTGTTTGAGGACGAGGGCGAATTTTTGCAGGCGGTGGAGCCGGTGCGAAACGCCGCCTGGTGCGGCAAGGTGACAAGCCGGGACGGCAGCTGCAATTGGTATGTGATTGCCCCCGGCTTGCAGGGGCAGACGTTTGATGCGCTGTGTACGCTCTACGATGACAGCTATCCCCTGCGGCTGGCGGATTATACCGATGCGCTGTGGAACCGCGGCGTGTTGGATTCCACCCGCAAGACCGTCTGCTTTAAGGATTCTCCGTTTACACGGCGGAAATTGGAAAATGCGCAGTATCTATGCGCGGACGGCCAAGCCTACCGCATTACGGAGCTTGATGACCACGACGCCGGTTGGCTGATGGTCACTTTGGATATAAACGACGCCACGATTTTGTGGGATCAGGAGTTGACGACCCAATGAAAGAATTGCATGTAAAAAACCTGCTGCCTGTGCGGCTGGACAAGTATCTGATGGACCAGTACCCCGCCTTAGGCCTGGGTCGGCTGAACAAGGCCCTGCGGGAGAATAAGATCAAGCTGAACGGCAAAAAGCAGCCGCTTTCCACCCGGGTGCAGAACGGCGATACCATCCGCCTGTTTTTGAGTGACGACCAGTTGGAAAGCCGCCCCACCCCCGCCGCCGTGTTTGTGTATGAGGATGACGACATCATCATTGCCAACAAGCCCGCCGGCCTGACGGTGGACGGCGGCGACGCCGACACGCTGGTAAAACGGGTGCAAGCCAAACTGGCCGCCGAGGGCAAGCCCACCCACGCCGTGCTGTGCCACCGGCTGGACACCGGCACCAGCGGCCTGGTACTGCTGGCCAAAAATAACGCCGCTGAGGCATTTTTGACCGAGGCCATCAAGAAGCGGGAGATCGAAAAGCGGTATCTCTGCGTGACCTTTGGCCGCCCCAATCCCCCCGCCGCTCTGCTGCGGGATTACCTGCTGAAGGACGCCGAGCGCGGCATCGTGCGCATTACCGACACGACGGCGGGCGGCGCGAAGGAAGTCATCACCGGCTACGAGACACTAGCCGTCAGCGGACGGCTGGCCCTGCTGGAAGTGGAGCTGGTCACTGGCCGCACCCACCAGATCCGTGCGCATTTGGCGCATATCGGCTGCCCCATTTTGGGCGACAGCAAGTACGGCAACAACGCCGCCAACCGCGAACTGCGGCTGAAGTACCAGGCACTGTGCGCATGGGAATTGAAGTTCCCCGCCAAAATCAGCAACGAGCGTTTTGCCCACCTGACCGGGCGGGTATTCCATGCCGAGAAACCGTGGTATTGCCAGCAGGTTGAGGATGGGATGCTGAAATAAACACGTTCATTACAGAACAAATCCGTCATGCACACGCATGGCGGATTTGTTTTTATTCCATCATTTTAATTTGCGCGTCCAGACTTTCCCATGTGTACAGGGTGTTCAGGACTTGCAGCAGTTCCTTTTTGCTCAGGCGCGGAGGCAGACCCAAGCGGGCCAGCAGGGCGCGGCGGCGGTCGGCGCTGTTGGCCGTGCCGGAGATGCCCCACTCGTATAGATCGGTGTAGGTAATGGCGGTGCGGTCGGTGTCCTGCGCTGTAGTTTGGGGCGCAGGG is a window encoding:
- a CDS encoding DUF6311 domain-containing protein, which gives rise to MADLAKGRHTATRFALGAALGVLVFLAVYGVSPLDVANDAFCRGGYIEKDIQQHYAGWLFYRENAIGFPFCVTKAVNAPAGVSVAYTDSIPLLAALLRPVANALGGTFQYFGWFTLTSFALQGGFGALLCGLFCESVPACAAGSLLFSASPILIERAFRHTSLGAQWLVLAALYCYFCGRRQGRYRLPLLFAVNVLAVGIHPYFLPMTYAVTLALLLEYAVTHKRWAGPAVFLGCDLACTAVLGWALGLLYGTATSGGQALYGYFSMNLNALWNPAGVNGVLYSRFLPAQNQVGGNYDAFAYLGLGMLIALPIAVVAARKRLAALLRRHWALCAVFVVLTAFAVSHVVTADGVTLVTLPLPASLIKLFSVFRSGGRLFWPVYYVLVLAAFAGLAKLPRGTVWVMAAVVVQLWDISPALIQRHEAMVQAQQSEAFPTTLESNFWQAVSGYEKLYSVQGLQDDALHLALFAADNGMTTNDPFAARYDDAALENQRAALLAALAEGQAEPNALYLFEDEGEFLQAVEPVRNAAWCGKVTSRDGSCNWYVIAPGLQGQTFDALCTLYDDSYPLRLADYTDALWNRGVLDSTRKTVCFKDSPFTRRKLENAQYLCADGQAYRITELDDHDAGWLMVTLDINDATILWDQELTTQ
- a CDS encoding RluA family pseudouridine synthase, whose translation is MKELHVKNLLPVRLDKYLMDQYPALGLGRLNKALRENKIKLNGKKQPLSTRVQNGDTIRLFLSDDQLESRPTPAAVFVYEDDDIIIANKPAGLTVDGGDADTLVKRVQAKLAAEGKPTHAVLCHRLDTGTSGLVLLAKNNAAEAFLTEAIKKREIEKRYLCVTFGRPNPPAALLRDYLLKDAERGIVRITDTTAGGAKEVITGYETLAVSGRLALLEVELVTGRTHQIRAHLAHIGCPILGDSKYGNNAANRELRLKYQALCAWELKFPAKISNERFAHLTGRVFHAEKPWYCQQVEDGMLK
- a CDS encoding xanthine phosphoribosyltransferase; translated protein: MKLLEDRILQDGQVRPGNVLKVDCFLNHQLDVDLLDKIGGEFYRIFKNDGVNKILTIEASGIAIACMTARYFNVPVVFAKKAKSKNIDGEVYTSKVQSFTYGREYDITLAKKFLNSGDRVLILDDFLANGKAMKGLLDVCNQAGCSVAGIGICIEKGFQPGGAELRAAGYKLASLAIVNEMSDDHLTFREQ